Genomic segment of Danio aesculapii chromosome 25, fDanAes4.1, whole genome shotgun sequence:
TCCAAAATGTCAAGAACAAGTATTATATGCGTTAGCATGTTGTCATGACATCCAGTGAGTGTTTGATGTTTGCTGTAATCGAGCagggtcagctggcatttttcATGACTTCACTGCAGATGGGTGAGGATGTCAATTTCTGCAAAAGAAAAGTTGAGATTTCAAAGATGATTGAACAAAGCAATATAGGTCCTTTTTGCTCCAATCCAACACAAAACTGTTTGATTTGTAATGAAATATTTTGAGTTTTGAAAAGAGGGAATGTCAAAAGAAAAGATTCTCTCTACTGCATGCAGGCCAGAAAGGTAGCATTCTTCCAATGGCCAGCAAGATTTCAGAGTTTTAaagattagaaaaaaaaattaagtacttTAGAATATTCCAGGTTTAGggcttgtttttaaaatttttacacTACCATTCTAACTTTCCAAATCTGTGGTGTTATCTGTGATCTTTGTGGACTAAATATTCAGTTGAGTACAAGCTGGACTATGTATTTTGGTGTTCACAGTTGCTGGTTCACAAGTTGCTGGtttgtaaatattattgttttttatcttTCAGAAGCATACATATCACACTTTATTGTATCAATGGTAAATGAATGGTAAAAATATAAATGGatagtaaaaatgtaaatgaatggtaaaatatttataatcaaaatgagtaaaaaagtattgtgatttttaaatattttttcatttatagaATTTACAATAACATTTTGTCATAAAGATTATCATACAAGGTGACAGAGTGTAGTGTCAACATTCATTATGTTTGTCTAATTCTTATTCACATGAGCACAGATTCACTCATTATCTGCACAGCTGACACATTAGGATGTTAAACCTTACCTTAGCAGCCCCATCTGTTCCTGCTGTGGGGCTTCAAAGTGAAACGAGACACACATGCAAGCACATGCAGTCTACATTCACCTACATTCTGCCTGTCTGTTTCTTTAAGCACTCTTCTGCCACAATACCTTTGAAGAGAGCCATAGGTGCAAATAATTTGAAAGGTACTTTGAGTCCATCAGCCCCTGTTAATGATAGTTGTTGATATTTGTTTACCCACTTGACATGATGTTCAATTATGATTTGATATCTCGGGTAGAAACAGCTAATGTAGAAAGTAGCATGGGGAGACTAGAGGGTTTTGTGTGTATTgctatgttcatttttttatgcatataGGGCGTAAatttgcttttgatattggtggggacctAATTtaaccccccgtccccttctatGCCCTTGCTATGGATAGATATACGTTTTGTGCCATGTCCTGCTCTTTCGAAATTATGTGACAGCTCTCAAGATCTCTGTGCTTAATCAGAACTACACTAAAATCTaacccagcctcattctgaaaacgtattcgtatatacatttctggagaccgtgaaatatgtcccaggaggtacttatttttgcagtttttgttttcgtgaatcaaCGAGAGGtcactgtgtgtgctttttcatatctcaaatttctctcgcgagtgccattcgcttcTGCTGTTCTCGGGTAaacccaccaaaggccgctgttgactgactgtttgactgactgaatgactgactgaccgaccgaccaatcgactgacgcaccctcctccttccctaaacccaaccaattttatcgattgacccgcccacccacttccctaaacccaaccaacgatttacaaaagcagtccagaaaatgaaaagccctcgtctaattttttaccacattttcggattttaccacattctcaccctgttatttctttgtttattttatttttttggttctgtttttgtcttacccgatttctggaaccattcttcccCAGACTCAAATGCCGTTGTCGTGGTCAAtacctctctgtgtctcaagtccgctgacgtacatgacgagctaactggacaaactggttgcgatgagaaagccgtccacacggagatAAACtttcagctggtaagcacgaaaaggaacggtgtcacatGCCCTGAATAgcctgtgttaaaaaaaatgaaatgcagccatacgtacctctggctacataatttgctgtGTCTAGAAACGTacataggactacgttttcagaatgagcctgtgttgccaaAATCACCCATTTAACACTGCAGTAATTCTTTAACACTTTGCAGTAAACCTTCATTGTCCCCATTTTGTCATTTCAGAATCCAGACTTTATTATGTATTTCTGATCTGTGCTTGCGCCTCTGATGGAGCTGAAAGTTTGGGTGGATGGAGTTGTCAGAGTGGTTTGTGGCCTGTCAGAGGATACATCATGCCAGGATGTTGTCATTGCACTTGCCCAAGCCATTGGTAAGTACCTCTGATAATTGAGGTTAGAGTAGGCTTCCTCAGCTCCTGAGGCACACTACCTAAGGCATACTAGCCTTGAATCTTGTCTAAAACCTTTAAGTAAGCTAATCAGATCTTGAGTTCAAGATCAGGATTTAAGTATAACTCTGCAGGGTTGTGACCTTCCGGGGCAGTATGTGAGGTTTCACATGGTTATTTAGTTAGCAGCCCAAAAAGTAGTGGTCCACAGAATACTAAAAAGTAGGTAGGTAAACATCTTTTTCTAACTACCCATGTTCTTTCTACAGGCCAGACTGGTCGTTATGTTCTCATTCAGAAACTGAGGGACACTGAGCGCCAACTACTAGCCAATGAGTGCCCACTGGAGTCCCTGGCCAAACTGGGCCAACATGGCAGCGAGGTGCAGTTCTTTTTGCGGCGAACTGGTCCAAGCAGCAGCGAAGACCAAAGTCTGCACAGCCATACCCTCCCTCACTCCAAACCTTCAATATCAGAGTTCAAACAGGGATTACCTAGGAAATCATTCACTTTCAACTTGGGTCCTTCCAGTTCTCCTCGCTCAAAACCTAAGGATTCAAATAAAACACGCTCTTTTGAACCTGTTCCACATGTAGCATATCTTCCAGGGCCATCTAAAGAGGAGGTGTTTAGTCATGTTCTCCAGCAGCAGGAGCAGCTTCATTCCCTTGAGACCCAGCTGGTGGCTGTGGACAGGGAATGTGAAACTTGGGAAAAGCCATCTGCTGAGGAGACATCGCTGCAGGCAGAGATGGAAGCTTTGGAAAAGATGCTGTGGAAGAACCAGCAAGAGTTGGTGGATGAGGAGTTTTGGCTGGAGGAACTAAGGATAGAGACAGAAAGGGAACATGGGATGAAGCGGCAGGTGGGAGAGCTGCATGCTAAACTTGATGACTGTGCCCAAAAGTTGCTTGAATTCAACAATCGTACCATACAACTTGAGAAGGACATTCAGAGAGAAATGCTACGAGTGGACATTTTGCCTGTTCAGTCCGATTCAAAAGACTCTTTAGAGGTAGTCAAGACAGATCTTCAAAGTCAACAAAAGCAGGGGGAAGAGATGGAGGCAGAGCTTAAAGAGCTTGAGAAGACTTTGGGGAGGGCTGAAACTTTGTTAAAGGTAAGTAGAGAGGGCCTGGCTCAAGAGAGAAGCTTGTAGCTGTTGACTGCAAATGTTGTATTGTGGTCCCCTCGGTGGAGTTGTATTGGCATTTAACTGAAAAATCGAAAGTAAACAAAGGAAATCACTTGAAATATTTCATatatacaaatgtttttatttagtcatgcatacatttatttaatttcctgTGAATTTTATGCCTTGTGATAATAAAAGTGTACCACTATTTAATGAGTTTCTTTACCTGCTAGGAATGCATAAAATTAATATTGTACCTAAATATGCATAATCTCAGTTTTATAACAGCATTTCAGAATTCCTGTGACAAAGCAAATACTAAGGtctctatcatacacccagcgcaagaCAAGTAtggcacaatttgttgctatcttcagaccaacacaaccctaattttgacgttttgtgccatgttgtttaaaaagcaaatacaTTATCgccactctgtggactcatgggtgtgctggtttaAAAAGGAGCATGTTAAACTGGTAAGGTGCATtattggtgcattgctattttgaggaactgagaTAGAATGCCATTAAataactaaaagctggtctaaagtccagcttAGAGCACGTTAGTTATTCGCCTATGTTGGTCCAAAacgtttacacattgcttaatacacacaggatgtatagcaatacacaaatatctttacatatgaaaaaatttaaggattaaaatgtacaatgtatacataaatatttctgtttattcataacaatttgcatttgtataatgttattattggggctgcacggtggtgcagtgggtggcgctgtcacctcacagctggaaggtcactgattcgagccctggcttggtcagtaggcatttttgcttggagtttgcatgttctccctgtatttgtgtgggtttccaaaGCCATTCGCTtaatgtgaattgggtaagctaaattgtctgtagtgtatgtgtatgtcctggttctccatgttgggggttgagcattgggctaacgacccacctcgtaaaaattagatgttacgaaacaccaacatggtgtagctaaatatcaacttccatATAAACGGCCcagggagtaagtaagtaatgttattaatataaGCAGTactttttattatatgcataattatatttgttttaataaaaacaagtttagtttcgtccatctgttgggttttggagacgtatgaaTGACTATATTGGGCATAacaataggacgtgtgtttggatataactaataagttttttgaccacacttagttattattgctcatttattcatttgctgaaaaatataactgaatttagaaacagttttgaaaaaaaatatttgtgcttAACAACGTACAACATTCCGTattcacaaaagtaaaggagtaaagtacaGAGAAAGTAATGAGACAAATAGAGAAGACTTATtatttatcctcgcgctgcagatggtatgtttaactgtttttttttttttttttaccagagaaGCGTTCAGATtaccacttacaaagtccgccatgtaaatagcaaatgcgccatggcatgacgcaactgactcttaaggagactgggagatgagactctgattggtttaatgcatgttatgctcaaaacatacccataactcattaagagaataaacacaactctgttagaccatgcaccggggcaCAGAGCGAATTTTTCTGtgcttaaaatggcaaaagtggatttggacatgcccttattgcttttgcaccatgcactttagactttgtgcctagattgttaaaatagagcccattaaaGTAAagtatcaaatatttttttaaattcttctcTTATGCTGTACCTTCACTTATACTGCaccttcttttaaaaaattaagcaaatcAACATAACCAAATCTTGCAATATCAGAATCTCAGAATCTGTTCTCATTAGACAATTCTTGTTGGTATTCCACCTTTACCAACATACTAAGTGAATTGTAATCATTTACTTCAAAAAGCAGCTCAGTTTATTGATTGCATGATTGTAATTTCCTGAATTGTCTGTTTGATTTTGGGTTGGTAATACATCTAACTTTCAGCCAAAAAGGTGTCATACATGTCCACAGAAGACAAACCTTGAGATAACTGTCTACAGAGCAGCAGGGCACAAAGTTTCTACCTTGTCTGTTCATAAGATTGTCTTGAAACCTTTGGAATCATggcatcatcataatcataataaacaaGATTATCATGAGGCCTgtatattaaatgaatatttgaaGGTAAGAGAATAGAGAATTTCAAATTTCTTTCTAAATGTCAAGTTGTCCTAACAaatacatctcaaacaatgtcatctttgcatttaaaatgacttaactgagcaaatgacacttaataatcAGATTTTACTAAATTATTCTCAATGATAAGTTTTCATAAGTATGCACAAGATCTCACGTGTCATGTCATGATCATAAAGGTGTCacaacagtcttatgaacaccccttcaactaaagtgttaccaattggCTTATGTTGCTGTTATAACATAGTGCCCTCTTGTGATTTCCAGCAGAATTACAAGTAAgaagctaataaaataaaacagaacaattttttttttctgaaaacatggAAAGGAATATAAAAATTTAATGTTTGAAGGgattaattttatgtatttattcattgctactgaaaacaaaataaaagtaattaaagaTAACAAACTCTGAAATATATCTTGTAGTTTAGGATAGTTTTTGCACAGCTATTTAAAACAGTATTACTGCATTGCAAAATGTACCAAATACATGGTAAAAACTCGAAAAACCCTTATAcatcataatttaaaatgtattttattctagTAAATTGGCAGTTTGTGGTTGTCTGTTCTCTCTTTGTGTAGGCTAAGCAGGAGGAAATTGAAGAGTTGAATAAGGAACTGAGACAGTGTAATTTACAACAGTTTATCAAGCAGGCCGGAGCCCTGCCTACCCACACTCAGCCTCGTACAGACCTCTGTGAACCTCCAGAAGATCTGGACCAGACTCAACAACAAGAAAAGCACAAAGACAATGGTATAATCTCCATTCACTCTAAATCTGTAGATGTAGGCTAAATCTAACATAGCTAAAATAAGAACTAAAGTAAGAATTACATATTTGCTTACTagacaatatattttgtataCTGTCAACAAACTTGTTTTGTTAGAATTGATATATAGTATGCATAGTTTCTGTACACTTGAAATAACCGAATGATTGCATTTGCTCTACTGATGAATAGGCATAATTTACTCTGAAAAAAAgaggattctttggatttacttttttttttaagataagtggtttgtaaactatttatttgggctgaatttaacctTACAAATTAAGTAGaacatttctaaatttaattggtttgtttaaattcaacacgtataaattgtttgcaacaattttgcagacaaatATTTTCAGTGCATGTGTGTCTCACAATAAATTATAATCACCTGTCATTTTTTTCAAATGAATTATAATCACACCTTTTTCAGTGGAATTTTTTGTGTTTAGTggagtttatttgttttttggatGGGGGCACCTACcgagaataaagaaaaaatataaaaaatatttttgttcaaataaatggATGCTTGTCAGCCAAGCCCAGAGGGCAAGTTTGCCTATGCTGCAATTTTTCAGGTCAAACTCAGCTTCATAACAAAATGATAAATCAAAATGCAAAGTGCTCTTGCCCATAATATTCATGGTTGCATTCATGTCATCTCAGTTAGTGTAATTTCAAGATAAAATCACATGATTAGAGCTGTTCACATCTAGGGACTCTGAAATCTGTATTTCTACGGCAAATGTTGCCTATAGGCGGGTCTCTATCAAATGTCAGTTTTAATTGTGTAATATAGGGAGTGAGGATATTGGACTCCAattatgaatgaaaaaataatctcATAAGTTTCTACACTGGATGATTTAGTggataagtgcatagtgtataaatgCATAGTGTACATAATTTGGGACATGACTTATGGTGGACAGGGTAGAGTTGTCATAATGCTCTGAAAAGTTTAATTAATTGCATAATTTTTTGCTCCTTTTTACCAGTTTTaatcttataattattaagtGACATAAGCTTCTCATTTCATACTGGTCAATGCCTTTGTTGTCTTCCTAAATTCttgctgaaaagaaaaaaaacagcatatgctgatTAGGTAGGTTTTGAAACATGGTTGTTGGTTTTACCTAGGACTTGCTGGCCATGAGCTGGCTTAAGCAGTTTTGTTTTGCTGGTCATGAACCAGAAAGAACCACTTAATCCAACTCataaccagcttaaaccagcagcCATGTTTAAAAACCTTCCTGACTAAATATGCTTGTtcaatatgaagaaaaaaaaatctggctCATTTATGAATGACAGTTTCTTGTCACCATCCAGTGGTGAAACAATGTAACTACTAAGGTCTATCTATTCACATGCACGGGAATGCACAACCTTTTTTTTACTTACACCAAATACCATACTGTATACTATATGATATCAAATTGTATGTTAAACTGTATATTAACTGTATATTAAACCCACCACATGTAGTGCTGAAAAGCAAATTGAAAATGTTAAACTAGATTTGCAAATACTTTTATATAAGCCTTATAATTGCAAATTAAACCTTTACGTTCTTGCCTAAAACTTCTAAAAATTAATTGTGACACAAATGCAATAAATTTGATGTTTTGTCCTCAGCCATGACACTTACTGTGATGAGTAATACAAActgtgatcatttaaaaaaaatttatagtaGGCTGTATATTGCATTGTTGGTGATTTATTCTGAACCAGCATGAAGCATGCAATGATAATTTGTCTCTATACTCATAAGGCAAGTCAAGTTTGTTTATAGATCATATatacaatggtaattcaaaatgATTTGctgacaagaataaaagaaacatacaaaataacaagttcgagaaataaaaataaacataacgaaatatatatatattacaattttttttacaatgtagatcgtgtcaaagcagcttcacatagaagagcATAGTatattgaaacagtgtagttcacttttcagtgtttaagttcagttcagtttagctcagttcagtgtggttaataatcactactgagagtccaaacactgaagagcaaatacatcgatgcacagctctacagatcctgaaccatgcaagccagtggtgacagtggcgaggaaaaaaccaattggcgaaagtgaagaattaaaaaacctctagagaaaccaggctcagttgggcacgaccatttctcctatggccaaatgtcttgtgcagagctgcagtttaggcgccggaggctagagaatgctggacctcagcgaaggcTCGTCTGTCCCgtgagcatcacaggaatcagtctcatgctctccactccttcatGGCCACCACAGCAggtgctcaggatacggcctggtccgggattatggaaaccttggggttcgtctcgtcgctggtcttggatcgaatcagtggtgctgcatagtctgagggcctcgggatgagtatacccaggtggaaatagggaataaagagaataattagcgtagctgctgttcatactgtatataaacaagatgcagaaacctgtttggagcacattcatgtatcataccgctaaatGATGctctgagtgtatgctttactaaaaagatctagttttgaactgcgagagtgtgtctgagccacggacattatcaggaaggctattccagagtttaggagctataaatgtgaaggctctacctcctttactcgactttgctattctaggtactaccaaaagccctgagttttgagatcttaaagtgcgggttggattgtagcgagacagaaggttggttagataaacaggtgctaaattatttaaagctttataggtaagaagcaatattttaaattaatacaaaacttaacaggcagccagtgtaaggaggataaaattggggtgatatgatcatattttctaggcCTGATAAGTACTATGGCAGCtacattttgtactagctgaagttttttAATTAGAGGATGGTGGGCAGCCAGCAagcagagcattacagtaatccagcctagaagtcacaaaagcatggactagcttttctgcatctgagatggatagcatatttcgtaacttagcaatatttctcaaatgaaagagggcagtttttgtgacattagatatatgattttcaaaagttaaattgctgtctaatatatatatatatatatatatatatatatatatatatatatatatatatatatatatatatatatatatatatatatatatgggtttcctccaggtgctccggtttcccccacagttcaaagacatgtactataggtgaattggattatctaaattggccatagtgtatgggtgtttcctaattatgggttgcagctggaagtgcatctgcagcgtaaaacatattttggaatATTCTGgaaaagtcaaaggaaaatgaatgaatgtaatatgtcttatttcacattttttttcccaCAGATTTGACCCTACGTCCCACTGCCAAGCAATTCCTTGGTCACCCACGCAACCTGCAGCACCCCCTGGTATCTAGCCTGAACCCTGAGGGTGTGTATGTGTGACAGGTTGCTTTGCAGATGCCTGCTGCTGCTtcccatcctgccttgtttccaAACCTGCCACATGCCAATTGGTGACAGTTTTTTGGGGGTAAAGGTGTTTTAACCACCCTCTTTTGATCAACATGATTTCTAATTGTAGCACTTTAGCTGAAAGGCACCACATCAACAAATTTTCACAACATAAAACTGCTCAGTTCAAAACGTACACATTTTCAAtcactatatattttttgctataaATATGCAGCATATGCTCATACAGTGTGTTTTAGTTACGCTGTTTGAGTCTGTAAATATGGATGTTACGTATTACATTCTTACAAAGTCAGTATGTTCTGCCTTTCATAAAGAAGTGTTAACACAACCTGTGTCCTTAAAACAAAGGTTTATACTGGCTTCAGATTATCTCTTGATAATCTactaaaaacatttgttaaagtGTAATCAAGATATTtataactaaaataactaaagatGTTGTTTGACTGGTTCTCAACTCCACACCTAGGGACTCAATTCTCTGCACACTttatgttttcttgttttctgACACACTTTTCTGTTCATGGAGCTTTCAGCTAATGAGCATTTCAGCTGATGATATTATCCcgctttttacaagatataacaaacagtggggaaaataagtattgaacacgtcaccatttttctgaAGAAACAAATTTCGAAAGGTgctgaaattttcaccagatgtcgatagcaaccaaagaaatccatatatacaaagaaaacaaatgtaatttgtatacaaataaagttatgtgtagtaaaatgaaatgacacaggtaaaaaatattgaacacatgaagaaagggaggtgtagaaaggaagtgaaagcccagacagcctCTGatatctctcagtagttattcagcaaccctctgccctttgtcattgtaaattaatattcgctgcttcagtccaacatctgcattagcaggatgatgaagatgaagccagggtggacatttcagcaagacaatgatccaagaCAGCCAAGAAAAACTCTCAGATGGTTTCAGAGAAAGCAAATCAacctgtagaatggcccagccaatcatctgacttgaatccaatagattTTATAGATGATACCCacagaaccattaagatttttacatgttattgaagtctgtgaaaaaatccCACCtcagcaatgcatgtgacttcattctccaaatgagaggcgtctttaagctgccatcattaaaaaagccttttataaaaCTATAACATACATTTCAGTGGCTCAGTACTTTCGCCTTCTGTCATTCCATTGTTTTTACACATAACAAAATTTTcagcttgttttgttttatttttatgtttgtattgtttgggtttttaccaaaatgtggttcaattccatgttaatAGCTTCTTTagaatattattcccaggaaaaaacatggcgtgtttaatacttattttccccactgtaattACTGAGTTTGTATGTGAAgaatcagctcaaaataccccacaaattaTTGTTCATAACTCCTTGAAATTGCACCTTTTATGCTGTGTTTATGTCGCTTTAAGTTGAAATAAGATCGTGCTCCAGCACTTTTTTCAAAATAGGGCAGAGCT
This window contains:
- the rassf7a gene encoding ras association domain-containing protein 8, with the translated sequence MELKVWVDGVVRVVCGLSEDTSCQDVVIALAQAIGQTGRYVLIQKLRDTERQLLANECPLESLAKLGQHGSEVQFFLRRTGPSSSEDQSLHSHTLPHSKPSISEFKQGLPRKSFTFNLGPSSSPRSKPKDSNKTRSFEPVPHVAYLPGPSKEEVFSHVLQQQEQLHSLETQLVAVDRECETWEKPSAEETSLQAEMEALEKMLWKNQQELVDEEFWLEELRIETEREHGMKRQVGELHAKLDDCAQKLLEFNNRTIQLEKDIQREMLRVDILPVQSDSKDSLEVVKTDLQSQQKQGEEMEAELKELEKTLGRAETLLKAKQEEIEELNKELRQCNLQQFIKQAGALPTHTQPRTDLCEPPEDLDQTQQQEKHKDNDLTLRPTAKQFLGHPRNLQHPLVSSLNPEVLTSRETS